One window of the Gammaproteobacteria bacterium genome contains the following:
- a CDS encoding anti-sigma factor, with the protein MNCQELEALLHPYLDGELDAAQRRDVDAHLSGCSACSRQLQDFRTLSAAMKSPELRYPAGDLLKQRLKFQLREAAGRSASPRWPRFAAAAAVTLMALAVGWGVQHHEAEEQEDAMVEAVVDQQADAVSHGHPTDFASSDPAAVGAWFKGKLAYAPPVPDLSAQGFALVGARLEKVEDQPAAALVYQRDGEYLTVFVCAATESGDTDLDEDTEDDYHVAYWTQGPLSFWVVSKLDPDAVRRAGEELRRAG; encoded by the coding sequence GTGAATTGTCAGGAGCTGGAAGCCCTGCTGCATCCCTACCTGGACGGCGAACTCGATGCCGCCCAGCGCCGGGACGTGGACGCGCACCTCTCCGGCTGTTCGGCCTGCAGCCGGCAGCTCCAGGACTTCCGCACCCTCTCCGCGGCCATGAAGTCGCCGGAGCTGCGCTACCCCGCCGGCGACCTGCTCAAGCAGCGCCTCAAGTTCCAGCTCAGGGAGGCCGCCGGCCGCTCCGCGAGCCCGCGCTGGCCGAGGTTCGCCGCGGCGGCCGCCGTGACCCTGATGGCGCTCGCCGTGGGCTGGGGCGTGCAGCACCACGAGGCCGAGGAGCAGGAGGACGCCATGGTGGAAGCCGTGGTGGACCAGCAGGCGGACGCCGTCAGCCACGGCCATCCCACGGACTTCGCCTCCTCCGATCCCGCTGCCGTCGGCGCCTGGTTCAAGGGCAAGCTCGCCTATGCGCCGCCGGTGCCGGACCTGAGCGCCCAGGGCTTCGCGCTGGTGGGCGCGCGCCTGGAGAAGGTCGAGGATCAGCCCGCCGCCGCCCTGGTCTACCAGCGGGATGGCGAGTACCTCACGGTGTTCGTCTGCGCCGCCACCGAGTCCGGTGACACGGACCTGGACGAGGACACCGAGGACGACTACCACGTGGCCTACTGGACCCAAGGGCCCCTGAGCTTCTGGGTCGTGTCCAAGCTCGATCCGGACGCGGTGCGCCGCGCCGGCGAGGAGCTGCGCCGCGCAGGTTGA
- a CDS encoding metallophosphoesterase: MDKIHDEKLKDSERRKLLTCLAWAGGGLLWTMKGGVLQAKTLDGLAAPADADFSFIQISDTHVGFHQEANPDVLATLQSAIAHVNGLGRAPAFAIHTGDVSHLSKPEQFDAAQQALKGIKTDNWFFTPGEHDTIGDNGAEFFKRFGGGVNGKGWYSFDYRGMHCICLVNVLNFQNGALVALGDEQLEWVEDDLERVSSSTPILVFAHIPLWTVYEPWGWGTSDAPRLYSYLRRFGSVTVLNGHIHQIQQKIEGNMTFYTARGTAYPQPQPGAAPSPGPLKVPAGQLGSYLGIREVTHVNIKGPLAVTDTSLAI; encoded by the coding sequence ATGGACAAGATTCACGACGAGAAGCTCAAGGACAGCGAGCGCCGCAAGCTGCTCACCTGCCTGGCATGGGCCGGCGGCGGCCTGCTCTGGACCATGAAGGGCGGCGTGCTCCAGGCCAAGACCCTGGACGGCCTCGCGGCCCCGGCGGACGCGGACTTCAGCTTCATCCAGATCAGCGACACCCATGTCGGCTTCCACCAGGAAGCGAACCCCGACGTGCTGGCCACGCTGCAGAGCGCCATCGCCCACGTGAACGGCCTCGGCCGCGCGCCGGCCTTCGCCATCCACACCGGCGATGTGTCGCATCTCTCCAAGCCGGAGCAGTTCGATGCCGCCCAGCAGGCCCTGAAGGGCATCAAGACCGACAACTGGTTCTTCACCCCGGGCGAGCACGACACCATCGGCGACAACGGCGCGGAGTTCTTCAAGCGCTTCGGCGGCGGCGTGAACGGCAAGGGCTGGTACAGCTTCGACTACCGCGGCATGCACTGCATCTGCCTCGTGAACGTACTGAACTTCCAGAACGGCGCCCTGGTGGCGCTGGGCGACGAGCAGCTGGAGTGGGTGGAGGATGACCTCGAGCGCGTCTCCTCCAGCACGCCCATCCTGGTGTTCGCCCACATCCCGCTGTGGACGGTGTACGAGCCCTGGGGCTGGGGCACCTCCGACGCGCCGCGGCTCTACTCCTACCTGCGCCGCTTCGGCTCGGTGACGGTGCTGAACGGCCACATCCACCAGATCCAGCAGAAGATCGAAGGCAACATGACCTTCTACACGGCCCGCGGCACCGCCTATCCGCAGCCGCAGCCGGGTGCCGCCCCGAGCCCCGGTCCGCTCAAAGTGCCTGCCGGCCAACTCGGCAGCTACCTCGGCATCCGCGAGGTGACCCACGTGAACATCAAGGGCCCGCTGGCGGTCACCGACACCAGCCTCGCTATCTGA
- a CDS encoding SDR family NAD(P)-dependent oxidoreductase, translating to MRFEKLNAIVSGGASGLGLATCERVVKAGGKVAILDMNEEQGQAAAKQIGAHALFIKTDVSKGQDVDAAVARAKDAFGSLQLAVNCAGILGAGRVLGKEGPMATDFFAKVISVNLVGSFNLIKAAANVMQANSPSEDGERGVIVNTASVAAYEGQIGQAAYSASKGGVVGMTLPIAREFARFGIRVMTIAPGIFWTPMMAGMSEEVQKSLGAQVPFPSRLGKPEEYAQLVQQICESVMLNGGTIRLDGAIRMQPK from the coding sequence ATGCGCTTCGAAAAGCTAAACGCCATCGTCTCCGGCGGCGCCTCCGGCCTCGGTCTCGCCACCTGCGAGCGCGTGGTCAAGGCCGGCGGCAAGGTCGCCATCCTGGACATGAATGAGGAGCAGGGCCAGGCCGCCGCCAAGCAGATCGGCGCCCACGCGCTCTTCATCAAGACCGACGTGAGCAAGGGCCAGGACGTGGATGCCGCCGTGGCGCGCGCGAAGGATGCCTTCGGCAGCCTGCAGCTCGCGGTGAACTGCGCCGGCATCCTCGGCGCCGGCCGGGTGCTGGGCAAGGAAGGTCCCATGGCCACGGATTTCTTCGCCAAGGTCATCAGCGTGAACCTGGTGGGCAGCTTCAACCTCATCAAGGCCGCCGCCAACGTGATGCAGGCCAACAGCCCCAGCGAGGACGGCGAGCGCGGCGTGATCGTGAACACCGCCTCGGTGGCGGCCTACGAGGGCCAGATCGGCCAGGCTGCCTACTCCGCCTCCAAGGGCGGCGTGGTGGGGATGACCCTGCCGATCGCCCGCGAGTTCGCCCGCTTCGGCATCCGGGTCATGACCATCGCCCCCGGCATCTTCTGGACCCCCATGATGGCCGGCATGTCCGAGGAGGTGCAGAAGTCCCTGGGCGCCCAGGTGCCCTTCCCTTCCCGCCTCGGCAAGCCCGAGGAATACGCCCAGCTGGTGCAGCAGATCTGCGAGAGCGTGATGCTGAACGGCGGCACCATCCGCCTGGATGGCGCCATCCGGATGCAGCCTAAATAG
- a CDS encoding hydroxymethylglutaryl-CoA lyase, translating into MNQSPKSVKIVEVGPRDGLQNEKGIIPAADKVRFIDMLSETGLKTIEATSFVSPKWVPQLADAEEVFKGIHRKPGVSYPVLVPNDKGMERALAAGVKEIAVFTAASESFNQKNINASIAESIERFKPVMAMAAKAGVKVRGYVSTVIGCPYEGAIRPEAVARVAKDLAALGCYEISLGDTIGVGTPVKAQAMLKAAAAEVPMGKLAVHFHDTYGQALANIHACLELGVAVVDSSTSGLGGCPYAKGATGNVATEDVLFMLTGMGIETGVDMAKLLAAGSFISGVLNRAPESKLGRIPADSRRNP; encoded by the coding sequence ATGAACCAGTCCCCCAAGTCCGTGAAGATCGTCGAGGTGGGTCCGCGGGACGGCCTGCAGAACGAGAAGGGCATCATCCCCGCCGCGGACAAGGTGAGGTTCATCGACATGCTGTCGGAGACGGGCCTCAAGACCATCGAGGCCACGAGCTTCGTGAGTCCCAAGTGGGTACCGCAGCTCGCGGATGCGGAAGAGGTCTTCAAGGGCATCCACAGAAAGCCCGGCGTCAGCTACCCGGTGCTGGTGCCCAACGACAAGGGCATGGAGAGGGCGCTGGCGGCGGGCGTGAAGGAGATCGCGGTGTTCACCGCGGCTTCGGAGAGCTTCAACCAGAAGAACATCAACGCCTCCATCGCCGAGTCCATCGAGCGCTTCAAGCCCGTGATGGCCATGGCGGCGAAGGCCGGCGTGAAGGTGCGCGGCTACGTGTCCACGGTGATCGGCTGCCCCTACGAGGGCGCCATCCGGCCGGAAGCAGTGGCACGGGTCGCGAAGGACCTGGCCGCCCTCGGCTGCTATGAGATCTCGCTGGGGGACACCATCGGCGTCGGCACGCCGGTGAAGGCGCAGGCGATGCTGAAGGCCGCGGCGGCGGAAGTGCCCATGGGCAAGCTCGCGGTGCACTTCCATGACACCTACGGCCAGGCCCTCGCCAACATCCATGCCTGCCTGGAGCTCGGCGTGGCGGTGGTGGATTCCTCCACCTCGGGGCTGGGGGGCTGCCCCTATGCGAAGGGCGCCACCGGCAACGTGGCCACGGAGGACGTGCTGTTCATGCTCACGGGCATGGGCATCGAGACCGGCGTGGACATGGCGAAGCTCTTGGCTGCAGGCAGCTTTATCAGTGGCGTGCTCAACCGTGCGCCCGAGAGCAAGCTGGGTAGGATTCCTGCTGATTCTCGTCGTAACCCATAA
- a CDS encoding cupredoxin domain-containing protein encodes MRQFFSILMLAVAGAASVTGTVQAADKASTVQVSIFNYKFDAETVTVPVGTTVTWTNKDEIPHTVASSDQGFPASPGLDTGDTYSYTFTKPGTYSYYCTLHPFMKGKVVVTPAIPAGD; translated from the coding sequence ATGAGACAGTTCTTTAGCATCCTGATGCTGGCCGTCGCCGGTGCCGCATCGGTCACCGGCACGGTGCAGGCCGCGGACAAGGCGTCCACCGTGCAGGTGAGCATCTTCAACTACAAGTTCGACGCGGAGACGGTCACGGTGCCGGTGGGCACCACCGTCACCTGGACCAACAAGGACGAGATCCCCCACACCGTCGCCAGCAGCGACCAGGGCTTCCCGGCCTCGCCCGGGCTGGACACGGGGGACACCTACTCCTACACCTTCACCAAGCCGGGCACGTACAGCTACTACTGCACGCTGCATCCGTTCATGAAGGGCAAGGTGGTGGTGACGCCGGCGATACCGGCGGGCGACTAA
- a CDS encoding sigma-70 family RNA polymerase sigma factor has translation MGTPGKLGQFEQTVLPHLDAAYNLARWLTRNDHDAEDVVQEAVLRAFRFFDTFQGGESRHWLLKIVRNTFYTWYEKNRRHAQTEALGDEVMDLPGNEPGPEEVLIKEHGAQTVREAIQTLPLEFREVLLLREFEGYSYKEIADIVEVPIGTVMSRLSRARQHLRHRLARVEGVNT, from the coding sequence ATGGGAACTCCCGGCAAACTGGGACAGTTCGAGCAGACGGTGCTTCCGCACCTGGATGCGGCCTATAACCTTGCCCGCTGGCTCACCCGCAACGACCACGACGCCGAAGATGTGGTGCAGGAGGCCGTCCTGAGGGCCTTCCGCTTCTTCGACACCTTCCAGGGCGGCGAATCCCGCCACTGGCTCCTGAAGATCGTCCGTAATACCTTCTATACCTGGTACGAGAAGAACCGGCGCCACGCCCAGACCGAGGCCTTGGGGGACGAGGTCATGGACCTGCCCGGGAATGAACCGGGGCCGGAAGAGGTATTGATAAAGGAGCACGGGGCGCAGACGGTCCGCGAGGCCATCCAGACCCTGCCCCTGGAGTTCCGAGAAGTCCTGCTGCTGCGGGAGTTCGAGGGCTACTCATATAAAGAGATCGCCGACATCGTCGAGGTGCCCATCGGCACGGTGATGTCCCGCCTGTCGCGGGCACGCCAGCACCTCAGGCACCGGCTGGCACGGGTCGAAGGAGTGAATACGTGA
- the ddlA gene encoding D-alanine--D-alanine ligase → MANKIRVGILFGGKSAEHEISLLSAKNVIDALDRSKYEPVLIGIDKSGHWVTSEPSRFLLNHTDPKLVALNKAASKDVALIPQSEGRLTPLEAGGLEQSVDVVFPILHGPLGEDGAVQGLLKLANVPFVGAGVLGSAVGMDKDVMKRLLRDAGIPVSKFLVFRRGQQPDYAAVTKELGSPVFVKPANLGSSVGISKAKDAAGFGKAVREAFRYDTKIVIEENVPGREIECAVLGNEDPKASIAGEIIPTHEFYSYEAKYLDADGARLEIPAKIDAPTLKRVQEMAVRTFKALNCEGMGRVDFFLTQDGKLFVNEINTIPGFTKISMYPKLWEATGIGYSELISRLIGLAIERFEHEQTLSSSYDG, encoded by the coding sequence ATGGCAAACAAGATCCGGGTCGGCATCCTCTTCGGCGGCAAGTCGGCCGAGCACGAGATCTCGCTGCTCTCCGCCAAGAACGTCATCGACGCCCTCGACCGCTCCAAGTACGAGCCGGTGCTCATCGGCATCGACAAGTCCGGCCACTGGGTCACCAGCGAGCCTTCCAGGTTCCTGCTGAACCACACCGACCCCAAGCTCGTGGCGCTCAACAAGGCGGCCAGCAAGGACGTGGCGCTCATCCCCCAGAGCGAAGGCAGGCTCACGCCGCTGGAAGCCGGGGGCCTCGAACAGAGCGTGGACGTGGTGTTCCCCATCCTGCACGGCCCCCTGGGCGAGGACGGCGCGGTGCAGGGCCTGCTCAAGCTCGCCAACGTGCCCTTCGTGGGCGCGGGCGTGCTGGGTTCGGCCGTGGGCATGGACAAGGACGTGATGAAGCGCCTGCTGCGGGACGCCGGCATCCCGGTCTCCAAGTTCCTGGTGTTCCGCCGCGGCCAGCAGCCTGACTATGCCGCGGTGACGAAAGAACTCGGTTCGCCGGTGTTCGTGAAGCCCGCGAACCTGGGCTCCTCCGTAGGTATCAGCAAGGCGAAGGACGCCGCGGGCTTCGGGAAGGCCGTGCGCGAGGCCTTCCGCTACGACACCAAGATCGTGATCGAGGAGAACGTGCCGGGCCGCGAGATCGAGTGCGCGGTGCTCGGCAACGAGGACCCCAAGGCCTCCATCGCCGGTGAGATCATCCCCACCCACGAGTTCTACTCCTACGAGGCCAAGTACCTGGACGCCGACGGCGCCCGCCTGGAGATCCCGGCGAAGATAGATGCCCCCACGCTCAAGCGAGTGCAGGAGATGGCGGTGCGGACCTTCAAGGCCCTCAACTGCGAGGGCATGGGCCGCGTGGACTTCTTCCTGACGCAGGATGGCAAGCTCTTCGTCAACGAGATCAACACCATCCCTGGCTTCACCAAGATCAGCATGTACCCCAAGCTCTGGGAGGCCACGGGCATCGGCTACAGCGAGCTCATCAGCCGCTTGATCGGCCTCGCCATAGAGCGCTTCGAGCATGAACAGACCCTCTCATCCTCTTACGACGGTTGA
- a CDS encoding acetyl/propionyl/methylcrotonyl-CoA carboxylase subunit alpha, with protein sequence MFKKVLIANRGEIACRVMRTCKRLGIKTVAVYSDPDRHALHVQMADEAVHIGPAKAADSYLNWQRILQAAKETGADAVHPGYGFLSENTDFSAECKKAGIVFIGPGPEAIDLMGSKSAAKSLMEKAGVPVTPGYHGDDQEPAKLEAEASRIGYPLLIKAVAGGGGKGMRIVRAAGEFKEALAGAQREAKGAFGDDHVLLEKYLEGPRHIEFQVFGDSHGNVVHLFERECSLQRRFQKVLEETPSPFLDEAMRRKMGEAAVAAAKAVKYVNAGTIEFIVGADKSFYFMEMNTRLQVEHPITEETTGVDLVEWQLLVAAGGKLPLSQKDITPRGHAIEVRLYAENPDKNFLPAPGRIEAFCQPDGARVDTGVRSGDDISPFYDPMIAKVIVKGADRADAIGRLNAALAETAVFGLTNNLPLLRGIARHPEFAKGSVDTGFIERELKTLLTRPKLTPAVLSAVISDLLLPDLDNMAWSNDGWRLGGSPGVRFLAREQDGTEHALRVFVDGDELTLEMDGKCHALIPPGAILMHSGDVWQAEVDGVSYNFMLTGAHAPKSARVADAATHPLSPMPGRVVAVHVKAGDRVEPGQALMVLEGMKMEYTVKAAVAGVIEKVLYETGAMVDAEAVLAHIKPE encoded by the coding sequence ATGTTCAAGAAAGTCCTCATCGCCAACCGCGGCGAGATCGCCTGCCGCGTGATGCGCACTTGCAAGCGGCTCGGCATCAAGACCGTGGCCGTGTACTCCGATCCGGACCGCCACGCCCTGCACGTGCAGATGGCGGACGAGGCGGTGCACATCGGTCCGGCCAAGGCGGCGGACTCCTATCTCAACTGGCAGCGCATCCTGCAGGCTGCCAAGGAAACCGGCGCCGACGCGGTGCATCCCGGCTACGGCTTCCTCTCGGAGAACACGGACTTCTCCGCCGAGTGCAAGAAGGCCGGCATCGTGTTCATCGGCCCCGGCCCGGAAGCCATCGACCTCATGGGCTCCAAGAGCGCCGCCAAGTCGCTCATGGAGAAGGCGGGCGTGCCGGTGACGCCCGGCTACCACGGCGACGACCAGGAACCGGCGAAGCTCGAGGCCGAGGCCAGCCGCATCGGCTATCCGCTGCTCATCAAGGCGGTGGCGGGCGGCGGCGGCAAGGGCATGCGCATCGTGCGCGCCGCAGGCGAGTTCAAGGAAGCGCTGGCGGGCGCGCAGCGCGAGGCCAAGGGCGCCTTCGGCGACGACCACGTGCTGCTGGAGAAGTACCTGGAGGGCCCGCGCCACATCGAGTTCCAGGTGTTCGGCGATTCCCACGGCAACGTGGTGCACCTCTTCGAGCGGGAGTGCTCGCTGCAGCGCCGCTTCCAGAAGGTGCTGGAGGAGACGCCCTCCCCGTTCCTGGACGAGGCCATGCGCCGGAAGATGGGCGAGGCGGCGGTGGCCGCCGCCAAGGCTGTGAAGTACGTGAACGCTGGCACCATCGAGTTCATCGTGGGCGCCGACAAGAGCTTCTACTTCATGGAGATGAACACGCGCCTGCAGGTGGAGCACCCCATCACCGAGGAGACCACGGGCGTGGACCTGGTGGAGTGGCAGCTCCTCGTGGCGGCGGGCGGCAAGCTGCCGCTCAGCCAGAAGGACATCACGCCGCGAGGCCACGCCATCGAGGTGCGGCTCTACGCGGAGAACCCGGACAAGAACTTCCTGCCGGCGCCGGGCCGCATCGAGGCTTTCTGCCAGCCTGACGGCGCGCGGGTGGACACGGGCGTGCGCAGCGGCGACGACATCAGCCCCTTCTACGACCCCATGATCGCCAAGGTCATCGTGAAGGGCGCAGACCGGGCTGATGCCATCGGACGCCTGAACGCGGCGCTGGCGGAGACGGCCGTGTTCGGCCTCACCAACAACCTGCCGCTGCTGCGCGGCATCGCGCGGCATCCGGAGTTCGCCAAGGGTTCCGTGGACACGGGCTTCATCGAGCGCGAGCTCAAGACGCTGCTGACGCGGCCCAAGCTCACACCTGCCGTGCTGTCGGCGGTGATCTCGGATCTGCTCCTGCCCGACCTCGACAACATGGCTTGGTCCAACGACGGTTGGCGCCTGGGCGGCTCACCAGGTGTGCGCTTCCTGGCGCGTGAGCAGGATGGCACCGAACACGCCTTGCGCGTCTTCGTGGATGGCGATGAACTGACGCTGGAGATGGATGGCAAATGCCATGCCCTCATCCCTCCCGGCGCGATCCTGATGCACTCCGGGGACGTATGGCAGGCGGAAGTAGATGGGGTCTCCTACAACTTCATGCTTACCGGCGCCCACGCGCCCAAGTCCGCCCGCGTGGCGGACGCGGCGACGCACCCCCTGAGCCCCATGCCGGGCCGGGTGGTGGCGGTGCACGTGAAGGCCGGTGATAGAGTGGAGCCGGGCCAGGCGCTGATGGTGCTGGAAGGCATGAAGATGGAATACACCGTGAAGGCTGCCGTGGCGGGCGTCATCGAGAAGGTCTTGTACGAGACCGGCGCGATGGTGGATGCGGAAGCTGTATTAGCTCATATCAAGCCAGAGTGA
- the gpmA gene encoding 2,3-diphosphoglycerate-dependent phosphoglycerate mutase, with amino-acid sequence MKNNTPKLVLLRHGFSEWNKSNRFTGWTDVDLAPEGIAEAKEAARLLKQEGFGFDVAYTSVLKRAIRTLWVVQEELDLMWIPVIKDWRLNERHYGALQGLNKAETVKQYGEEQVKVWRRSYDIPPPALKKTDERHPRHDPRYADLRPKDLPATESLKETVARFVPYWKSKILPAMKRGERVLIVAHGNSLRALVKHLDGMGEDEIVALNIPTAVPLVYEFDRALKPKKHYYLGDAAKVAAAAAAVANQTKG; translated from the coding sequence ATGAAGAACAACACCCCCAAGCTGGTCCTGCTCCGCCACGGCTTCAGCGAATGGAACAAGTCCAACCGCTTCACCGGCTGGACCGACGTGGACCTGGCGCCGGAAGGCATCGCCGAGGCGAAGGAGGCCGCGCGCCTCCTGAAGCAGGAGGGCTTCGGCTTCGACGTGGCCTACACCTCGGTCCTGAAGCGCGCGATCCGCACCCTGTGGGTGGTGCAGGAAGAGCTGGACCTCATGTGGATCCCGGTCATCAAGGACTGGCGCCTGAACGAGCGCCACTACGGCGCGCTGCAGGGCCTCAACAAGGCCGAGACCGTGAAGCAGTACGGCGAGGAGCAGGTGAAGGTCTGGCGCCGCAGCTACGACATCCCGCCGCCGGCCCTCAAGAAGACCGACGAGCGCCATCCCAGGCACGACCCGCGCTACGCGGACCTTAGGCCTAAGGACCTGCCCGCCACCGAGAGCCTGAAGGAGACGGTGGCGCGCTTCGTGCCCTACTGGAAGTCGAAGATCCTGCCCGCCATGAAGCGCGGCGAGCGGGTGCTGATCGTGGCCCACGGCAACTCGCTGAGAGCCCTGGTGAAGCACCTGGACGGCATGGGCGAGGACGAGATCGTGGCGCTCAACATCCCGACGGCGGTGCCGCTGGTGTACGAGTTCGACCGGGCCCTCAAGCCCAAGAAGCACTACTATCTGGGCGACGCGGCCAAGGTGGCCGCCGCCGCCGCGGCCGTGGCGAACCAGACCAAGGGGTAG
- a CDS encoding electron transfer flavoprotein subunit beta/FixA family protein: protein MKILVGIKRVVDFNVRIQVKKDGSGVELGGVKLSINPFDEIALEEALRIREKGVQAEVIAVSIGPADVQQQLRTALAMGADRAVLVETADALQPLMAARVLLEMAKRENADLVILGKQAIDDDCNQTGQMLAALWDRPQATFASAVDLKGKTLRVTREVDAGLEVIEVDLPAVVTTDLRLNTPRFVKMPDIMKAKSKPLATLKLAELNVAAAPALEAVSYAAPAARKGGHKVADVQALIKELHDRGVLA from the coding sequence ATGAAGATCCTTGTCGGCATCAAGCGCGTGGTGGACTTCAACGTCCGCATCCAGGTGAAGAAGGACGGCTCGGGCGTCGAGCTCGGCGGCGTCAAGCTCTCCATCAACCCCTTCGATGAGATCGCGCTGGAGGAAGCGCTGCGCATCCGCGAGAAGGGCGTGCAGGCCGAGGTCATCGCCGTGAGCATCGGCCCCGCCGACGTGCAGCAGCAGCTGCGCACCGCTCTTGCCATGGGCGCGGACCGGGCCGTGCTCGTGGAGACCGCCGACGCCCTGCAGCCCCTCATGGCGGCGCGCGTGCTGCTGGAGATGGCCAAGCGCGAGAACGCGGACCTGGTGATCCTGGGCAAGCAAGCCATCGACGACGACTGCAACCAGACCGGCCAGATGCTGGCCGCTCTCTGGGACCGGCCCCAGGCGACCTTCGCCTCCGCCGTGGACCTCAAGGGCAAGACCCTGAGGGTCACCCGCGAGGTGGACGCCGGTCTCGAAGTCATCGAGGTGGACCTGCCCGCCGTGGTCACCACGGACCTGCGCCTGAACACCCCGCGCTTCGTGAAGATGCCGGACATCATGAAGGCCAAGTCCAAGCCCCTCGCGACCCTGAAGCTCGCGGAGCTGAACGTGGCCGCCGCGCCGGCGCTGGAGGCCGTCTCCTACGCCGCGCCCGCAGCGCGCAAGGGCGGCCACAAGGTGGCGGACGTACAGGCCCTGATAAAAGAATTGCACGACCGGGGGGTGCTGGCATGA
- a CDS encoding electron transfer flavoprotein-ubiquinone oxidoreductase produces MDIQRDVMSYDVVVVGAGPAGLACAIRLKQLAPAKTVCVLEKGSQVGAHIMSGCALEPAALDALLPDWRKTPPEICVPASEDQFLLFTKTGSWRLPTPPQMKNHGNFIISLGSLCAWLGKQAEALGVDVFPGFAAAHPLVEGGKVIGVRCGDMGVNKDGTPGPNFAAGVDIHAGTTVLAEGCRGNVSKKLIMEFRLGADSSPQTYGLGMKELWRVPPGRVKPGLIQHSVGWPLDSKTYGGSLVYHLDQDRVYVGFVVGLDYEDTDLTPFEVFQQFKNHPSIKQLLEGGEILSAGARSIVEGGLQSLPKLDMPGAMLVGDAGGTLNVPKIKGVHMALRSGMLAAEHLAEHGTSAGFDAAWRSSPSARELHKVRNIRPGFRWGIWPGLINAALETITLGLLPWTLKNHADWSNLKLKGKADNKRDYVARTLPPKDRLSSVYFAATSHDEHQPAHLKVLDTNICVGRCAEEFGNPCTRFCPAQVYEMVDDGAGKKRLQINAANCVHCKACDIKDPYEIINWTTPEGGSGPNYQNL; encoded by the coding sequence ATGGACATTCAACGCGACGTAATGAGCTATGACGTGGTGGTCGTCGGCGCCGGTCCCGCCGGCCTCGCCTGCGCCATCCGCCTGAAGCAGCTCGCCCCCGCCAAGACCGTCTGCGTGCTGGAGAAAGGCTCCCAGGTCGGTGCCCACATCATGTCCGGCTGCGCCCTCGAACCCGCCGCCCTGGATGCGCTGCTGCCGGACTGGCGCAAGACGCCGCCGGAGATCTGCGTGCCGGCCTCGGAAGACCAGTTCCTGCTCTTCACCAAGACCGGTAGCTGGCGCCTGCCCACGCCGCCGCAGATGAAGAACCACGGCAACTTCATCATCTCCTTAGGAAGCCTCTGCGCCTGGCTCGGCAAGCAGGCGGAGGCGCTCGGCGTGGACGTGTTCCCCGGCTTCGCCGCCGCCCATCCGCTGGTGGAAGGCGGCAAGGTCATCGGCGTGCGCTGCGGCGACATGGGCGTAAACAAGGACGGCACACCGGGACCCAACTTCGCCGCGGGCGTGGACATCCACGCCGGCACCACGGTGCTGGCGGAAGGCTGCCGCGGCAACGTCAGCAAGAAACTCATCATGGAGTTCCGCCTGGGCGCGGACTCCTCGCCCCAGACCTACGGTCTCGGCATGAAGGAACTGTGGCGGGTGCCGCCGGGACGCGTGAAGCCCGGCCTCATCCAGCACAGCGTCGGCTGGCCGCTGGACAGCAAGACCTACGGCGGCAGCCTGGTGTACCACCTGGACCAGGACCGGGTGTACGTGGGCTTCGTGGTGGGCCTCGACTATGAGGACACGGACCTCACGCCCTTCGAGGTGTTCCAGCAGTTCAAGAACCATCCCAGCATCAAGCAGCTGCTGGAGGGCGGCGAGATCCTCTCCGCCGGCGCCCGCTCCATCGTCGAGGGCGGCCTGCAGTCCCTCCCGAAGCTCGACATGCCCGGCGCGATGCTGGTGGGCGACGCGGGCGGCACGCTGAACGTACCCAAGATCAAGGGTGTGCACATGGCGCTACGCTCCGGCATGCTCGCCGCCGAGCACCTGGCGGAGCACGGCACCAGCGCCGGTTTCGACGCCGCCTGGCGCAGCTCGCCTTCCGCCCGGGAGCTGCATAAGGTGCGCAACATCCGCCCCGGCTTCCGGTGGGGCATCTGGCCGGGGCTCATCAACGCCGCGCTGGAGACCATCACCCTGGGCCTCTTGCCCTGGACCCTCAAGAACCATGCGGACTGGTCGAACCTGAAGCTGAAGGGCAAGGCCGACAACAAGCGCGACTACGTGGCACGTACGCTGCCGCCCAAGGACAGGCTCTCCTCGGTGTATTTCGCCGCCACCTCCCACGACGAACATCAGCCCGCCCACTTGAAGGTATTGGACACCAACATCTGCGTGGGCCGCTGCGCCGAGGAGTTCGGCAACCCCTGCACCCGCTTCTGCCCGGCCCAGGTCTACGAGATGGTGGACGACGGCGCCGGCAAGAAGCGCCTGCAGATCAATGCCGCCAACTGCGTGCACTGCAAGGCCTGCGACATCAAGGACCCCTACGAGATCATCAACTGGACAACGCCCGAGGGCGGGTCCGGACCGAACTACCAGAATCTCTAA